From the Excalfactoria chinensis isolate bCotChi1 chromosome 1, bCotChi1.hap2, whole genome shotgun sequence genome, one window contains:
- the DUS4L gene encoding tRNA-dihydrouridine(20a/20b) synthase [NAD(P)+]-like isoform X3 — translation MGAGLRDYQDEYRLAGSFLRGAHRGTTSAPCPGRVTQLRPGPHPAGSPPRPAARSTASAPAGRAAGTMTVQWTAVAAFLYGEVGVLLVLCLPFISPLRWQKIFMIPLWSKMAVFWNKMFLTIIVLLIILFLDAVREVRKYSAIQVNEKVANVNANAIDHIQMKLFRSQRNLYISGFSLFLWLVLRRTVTLLTQLAKGMASHAALETQVNDATEAAKKYMAENERLQEALNEKGSGENKEAVETTNGKLRKEIGQLKAELQKTSNALHKANNEVAAVKKQSEGLRREYDNLMKEYERLQNASSKVEDRKDL, via the exons ATGGGAGCGGGGCTCAGAGATTATCAGGACGAGTACAGACTGGCTGGATCCTTCCTCCGAGGCGCTCACCGTGGCACCACCTCCGCTCCCTGCCCCGGCCGTGTCACTCAGCTCCGTCCCGGCCCACATCCTGCCGGcagcccgccccgccccgccgcccgctccACAGCCTCAGCGCCGGCGGGAAGG GCCGCAGGGACGATGACTGTCCAGTGGACGGCGGTTGCCGCCTTCCTGTACGGCGAGGTGGGAGTGCTGCTCGTGCTGTGCCTGCCCTTCATCTCCCCACTGAG ATGGCAGAAGATTTTTATGATTCCTCTATGGAGCAAAATGGCTGTCTTTTGGAACAAAATGTTCCTTACAATAATAGTTCTACTGATCATCTTGTTTCTTG ATGCTGTTAGAGAAGTTAGAAAGTACTCAGCCATTCAGGTGAATGAGAAGGTTGCAAATGTCAATGCCAATGCCATTGATCATATTCAAATGAAACTCTTCCGGTCACAAAGAAACCTTTATATCTCAggtttttccttgtttctgtggCT TGTTTTGAGACGTACTGTTACCCTTCTTACTCAGTTGGCAAAAGGCATGGCATCTCATGCCGCTCTGGAAACGCAAGTAAACGACGCGACTGAAGCAGCCAAAAAATACATGGCTGAGAATGAGAGGCTACAGGAG GCCCTGAATGAAAAAGGAAGCGGTGAAAACAAAGAGGCGGTGGAAACAACTAATGGAAAATTGAGGAAGGAAATTGgacagctgaaagcagaattaCAGAAGACATCAAATG CTCTCCACAAGGCAAATAATGAAGTGGCAGCAGTTAAGAAGCAGTCTGAAGGCCTTAGAAGAGAATATGACAATCTGATGAAAGAGTACGAACGACTTCAG AACGCTTCAAGTAAAGTGGAAGACAGGAAAGACCTGTAA
- the DUS4L gene encoding tRNA-dihydrouridine(20a/20b) synthase [NAD(P)+]-like isoform X4 produces the protein MTVQWTAVAAFLYGEVGVLLVLCLPFISPLRWQKIFMIPLWSKMAVFWNKMFLTIIVLLIILFLDAVREVRKYSAIQVNEKVANVNANAIDHIQMKLFRSQRNLYISGFSLFLWLVLRRTVTLLTQLAKGMASHAALETQVNDATEAAKKYMAENERLQEALNEKGSGENKEAVETTNGKLRKEIGQLKAELQKTSNALHKANNEVAAVKKQSEGLRREYDNLMKEYERLQNASSKVEDRKDL, from the exons ATGACTGTCCAGTGGACGGCGGTTGCCGCCTTCCTGTACGGCGAGGTGGGAGTGCTGCTCGTGCTGTGCCTGCCCTTCATCTCCCCACTGAG ATGGCAGAAGATTTTTATGATTCCTCTATGGAGCAAAATGGCTGTCTTTTGGAACAAAATGTTCCTTACAATAATAGTTCTACTGATCATCTTGTTTCTTG ATGCTGTTAGAGAAGTTAGAAAGTACTCAGCCATTCAGGTGAATGAGAAGGTTGCAAATGTCAATGCCAATGCCATTGATCATATTCAAATGAAACTCTTCCGGTCACAAAGAAACCTTTATATCTCAggtttttccttgtttctgtggCT TGTTTTGAGACGTACTGTTACCCTTCTTACTCAGTTGGCAAAAGGCATGGCATCTCATGCCGCTCTGGAAACGCAAGTAAACGACGCGACTGAAGCAGCCAAAAAATACATGGCTGAGAATGAGAGGCTACAGGAG GCCCTGAATGAAAAAGGAAGCGGTGAAAACAAAGAGGCGGTGGAAACAACTAATGGAAAATTGAGGAAGGAAATTGgacagctgaaagcagaattaCAGAAGACATCAAATG CTCTCCACAAGGCAAATAATGAAGTGGCAGCAGTTAAGAAGCAGTCTGAAGGCCTTAGAAGAGAATATGACAATCTGATGAAAGAGTACGAACGACTTCAG AACGCTTCAAGTAAAGTGGAAGACAGGAAAGACCTGTAA